One stretch of Desulfovibrio sp. JC022 DNA includes these proteins:
- a CDS encoding PxxKW family cysteine-rich protein codes for MAKKNARVHALEGAEMTAEGLSYKGVILETVVEKCDGCERAVEFEGSKYCPSYAQPAKKWSHSVCNFATHVRAGVDKEGKVKVNPLKASKRAARGR; via the coding sequence ATGGCTAAAAAGAATGCAAGAGTACACGCACTCGAAGGTGCAGAAATGACTGCTGAAGGTCTTTCTTACAAAGGCGTAATTCTCGAAACCGTTGTTGAAAAATGTGACGGTTGTGAACGCGCAGTTGAATTCGAAGGTTCCAAATATTGTCCCAGCTACGCTCAGCCCGCTAAAAAGTGGTCTCACAGCGTATGTAACTTCGCCACCCACGTGCGTGCCGGTGTTGACAAAGAAGGTAAAGTTAAAGTTAACCCGCTTAAAGCATCCAAGCGTGCTGCACGCGGTCGCTAG
- the mtnP gene encoding S-methyl-5'-thioadenosine phosphorylase codes for MAVIGIIGGSGLDNPDILKDAKDSEVSNKWGSPSSPIKSGTIAGKEVHIIGRHGREHTIPPTYVNNRANIQALKDLGCDCILATTAVGSLREEIDRGHLVIIDQFIDFTRRRELTFFESFEPHAPAHTPMAEPFDAGLRTKLNEACKELGVTVHDKGTVVTIEGPRFSTRAESHMFRAWGADIINMSTAPEAILANEAGIPYAAVAMSTDYDCWKTDEAPVTWDDILAIFKANAENVTSMLIKTIEKI; via the coding sequence ATGGCAGTAATCGGCATCATAGGCGGCAGCGGTCTGGACAATCCCGATATCCTGAAAGACGCAAAGGATTCGGAAGTCTCCAATAAATGGGGTAGCCCCAGCTCCCCCATCAAATCCGGAACAATCGCCGGAAAAGAAGTGCACATCATCGGCCGTCACGGACGCGAGCACACTATCCCCCCGACCTACGTGAACAACCGGGCCAATATTCAGGCTCTCAAGGATCTCGGCTGCGACTGCATTCTGGCCACCACCGCAGTAGGATCATTGCGCGAAGAAATCGACCGTGGACATCTGGTCATCATCGACCAGTTCATTGATTTCACCCGCAGGCGTGAGCTTACATTTTTCGAAAGTTTTGAGCCGCACGCCCCGGCCCACACTCCCATGGCAGAGCCTTTTGATGCCGGACTGCGCACAAAATTGAACGAAGCCTGCAAAGAACTCGGCGTTACGGTTCACGACAAAGGGACAGTAGTCACCATCGAAGGTCCCCGTTTCTCCACTCGCGCTGAATCGCATATGTTTCGCGCATGGGGAGCAGACATCATCAACATGTCCACCGCGCCTGAAGCGATTCTCGCCAACGAAGCCGGAATCCCCTACGCCGCCGTAGCCATGTCCACTGACTACGATTGCTGGAAGACCGACGAAGCACCTGTCACATGGGATGATATTCTCGCTATTTTCAAAGCCAATGCCGAGAATGTAACTTCCATGCTGATCAAGACTATTGAAAAGATTTAG
- a CDS encoding hemolysin family protein — protein sequence MDDGSEGRLWAKMVNIFKKSDSPLEEHILEASEDGEIKDEVVSMLLNVLELKDTEASEIMIPRTDMIGVEINGGLADVAQEIIEHGHSRIPVYQETKDRIVGIIHAKDIIAPLLSGSTETPLEEIMRKPFFVSENVKVKTLLKEFQTGRIHMAILQDEYGGTSGLITMEDVLEEIVGDISDEHDADRPSDFEELENGKFLISGRVPLTEVSEKLDLSLDSEHVESIGGYISELTGRIPHVGEFINISGYKFTVHEGDAKQIISILIDPPTGN from the coding sequence TTGGACGACGGTTCTGAAGGCCGATTGTGGGCCAAAATGGTCAATATTTTTAAAAAATCAGACTCCCCCCTTGAAGAGCACATCCTCGAAGCAAGCGAAGACGGCGAAATCAAAGATGAAGTCGTTTCCATGCTGCTCAATGTCCTTGAACTCAAGGATACCGAAGCCAGCGAAATAATGATTCCCCGCACTGATATGATCGGCGTTGAAATAAACGGCGGTCTGGCAGATGTTGCGCAGGAGATCATTGAGCATGGACACTCCCGCATCCCTGTCTATCAGGAAACCAAAGACCGAATCGTAGGAATTATTCACGCCAAAGATATTATTGCCCCGCTTCTCAGCGGAAGCACCGAAACTCCGCTTGAAGAAATTATGCGGAAACCTTTCTTTGTTTCTGAGAATGTCAAAGTCAAAACCCTGCTTAAAGAGTTTCAGACCGGCCGCATTCATATGGCTATCCTTCAAGACGAGTACGGTGGAACATCCGGCCTGATCACCATGGAAGACGTACTGGAAGAAATCGTCGGTGATATTTCCGATGAACATGATGCCGACCGTCCTTCAGACTTTGAAGAACTGGAAAACGGTAAATTCCTTATATCCGGCAGGGTTCCCCTGACTGAAGTCTCTGAAAAACTCGACCTTAGCCTCGATTCCGAACATGTGGAATCAATCGGCGGCTATATTTCAGAGCTGACCGGGCGAATTCCCCATGTTGGAGAATTCATCAATATTTCGGGCTACAAATTCACTGTACACGAAGGTGATGCCAAACAAATCATTTCAATCCTCATAGACCCACCGACCGGTAACTAG
- a CDS encoding M20 family metallo-hydrolase: protein MPTQLLSKIDDMKDAALDLHAKLVAIPAIGPTNNGTGEKAKADFLTEYLKVNGFGEVKSYNAPDDRVECGYRPNLVTRIPGQDSSRTLWIISHMDVVPVGDLSLWKTDPFEMVQDGDALYGRGVEDNHQGLVSSVLAAKALMDSGMTPGINVGLIFVADEETGSHYGLEYLVKEHGDLFKKNDLFLVPDSGEPDSALVEIAEKSSVWFKVTVEGKQCHASTPEQGVNSLVAAAAMIMEVPELKFHFDEEDELFSPPHSTFEPTKKEANVENINTIPGKDVFYIDCRILPSYDLQEVIDQVKGMALYVAEEYGVKITVDIESKSQAAPPTPVDSEIVEKVVFAVKEVYGVNAKPGGIGGGTVAAHLRERGHQTVVWSTLLHQAHQPNEKGSISNTLNDAKVMALLPF from the coding sequence ATGCCCACTCAGCTTCTTTCAAAAATTGACGACATGAAAGACGCAGCTCTCGACCTCCACGCCAAGCTGGTTGCCATTCCCGCTATCGGTCCCACCAACAATGGAACCGGGGAAAAAGCAAAAGCGGACTTCCTGACCGAATACCTCAAAGTGAACGGTTTTGGTGAAGTCAAATCATACAATGCGCCGGATGACAGGGTTGAGTGCGGTTACAGGCCGAATCTGGTTACCAGAATTCCCGGTCAGGACAGCTCCAGAACATTATGGATCATCTCCCATATGGACGTTGTTCCGGTGGGAGATCTCAGCCTCTGGAAAACTGATCCTTTTGAAATGGTACAGGACGGGGATGCCCTTTACGGACGCGGAGTGGAAGACAATCACCAAGGTCTGGTCAGCTCAGTGCTTGCAGCCAAAGCCTTGATGGATTCCGGCATGACTCCGGGCATCAATGTCGGCCTCATTTTTGTAGCTGACGAAGAAACCGGTTCCCATTACGGCCTCGAATATCTGGTCAAAGAACACGGAGACCTGTTCAAAAAGAACGACCTGTTCCTCGTACCCGATTCCGGAGAGCCTGATTCCGCACTGGTTGAAATTGCGGAAAAGTCCTCAGTCTGGTTCAAAGTCACCGTAGAAGGAAAACAGTGCCACGCATCTACTCCCGAACAGGGCGTGAACTCACTTGTGGCTGCCGCAGCCATGATCATGGAAGTACCGGAACTGAAATTCCATTTTGACGAAGAAGATGAACTTTTTTCTCCGCCACACTCCACTTTCGAACCGACCAAGAAAGAAGCCAACGTTGAAAATATCAACACCATTCCGGGCAAGGATGTCTTCTACATCGACTGCCGTATACTGCCCAGTTATGACCTTCAGGAAGTAATTGATCAGGTTAAGGGCATGGCTCTTTACGTTGCCGAAGAATACGGCGTAAAAATCACTGTGGATATTGAAAGCAAAAGTCAGGCTGCCCCGCCCACCCCGGTGGATTCCGAAATCGTGGAGAAAGTTGTTTTCGCGGTCAAGGAAGTTTACGGCGTGAACGCAAAACCCGGCGGAATCGGCGGCGGAACCGTTGCCGCACATCTGCGCGAACGCGGACACCAGACTGTTGTATGGTCCACCCTGCTGCATCAGGCCCACCAGCCCAATGAAAAAGGGTCCATCAGCAATACCTTGAACGACGCAAAAGTGATGGCGCTTCTGCCGTTTTAA
- a CDS encoding adenine phosphoribosyltransferase produces the protein MNLRDYIRDIPDFPKEGIVYFDITPLLAEPKAFQYTIDQLAERFADYKIDKIAAAEARGFIFGAPLATKLDIGFVPIRKPGKLPYETISVSYDLEYGTDNLSMHIDAVAKDENVLLIDDVLATGGTAEGMVKLVEKAGGNVSAMGFIAELGFLNGKSKLAGIETTSLIQL, from the coding sequence ATGAATCTGAGGGATTACATCCGCGACATACCCGATTTCCCTAAAGAAGGTATCGTATACTTTGATATCACCCCGCTTCTGGCTGAGCCCAAAGCATTTCAATATACTATTGATCAGTTGGCTGAACGCTTCGCTGATTACAAAATAGACAAAATCGCTGCTGCCGAAGCACGCGGCTTTATCTTCGGAGCACCGCTGGCCACCAAGCTTGATATCGGCTTTGTGCCTATCCGCAAGCCCGGCAAGCTGCCTTACGAGACCATCTCCGTAAGCTACGACCTTGAGTACGGCACTGACAACCTCAGCATGCACATTGATGCAGTTGCCAAGGACGAAAATGTTCTGCTCATCGACGACGTTCTCGCCACTGGCGGAACAGCAGAAGGAATGGTCAAACTGGTTGAAAAAGCAGGCGGAAACGTATCCGCAATGGGTTTCATCGCCGAACTTGGTTTTCTTAACGGAAAAAGCAAGCTGGCCGGAATCGAAACCACCAGCCTCATCCAGCTTTAA
- the mnmG gene encoding tRNA uridine-5-carboxymethylaminomethyl(34) synthesis enzyme MnmG produces MIKKSPPPAKFDLIVCGAGHAGCEAAMAAANLGLKTLLLTINVDRIGHLSCNPAIGGLAKGHMVKEIDALGGYMGMWSDKAGIQFRILNTRKGPAVRASRAQMDRNEYMRVVQKDIFAQDNLWVRQAMAESLIIEDGKAAGVVTQIGEKFHSRSVMLTTGTFLQGLMHIGLENFSGGRMGDPASVGMSKSLEEAGLTLGRLKTGTTPRLLKDSIDYDKLEEQHGDNPPQPFSFRTKEISLPQVSCHITYTNEKAHEAIRSGFERSPMFTGVIKGTGARYCPSIEDKVARFPEKDRHQIFLEPEGYESPEVYPSGIPTSLPLDVQKRMIHSIVGLEQAQIVRPGYAIEYDFVPPTQLLPTLETKVLPGLYLAGQINGTSGYEEAAAQGLWAACNAFCKLTGRDPFLLSRDQAYIAVLVDDLVTKGTQEPYRMFTSRAEYRLLLREGNADLRLTEIGRELGLVKDEHWALYSAKKKGLDEVVELMNSTRIKPDQPTREIINEIGGTVPNKSVTLSAVLRQPELSIEDMKHFRPEIESYADDILTEAETQIKYEGYLVRQQELVDKFRKMESVSLPEEINYSEVSGLTREAVEKLTEVRPLTLGQASRISGITPAAVSSIEIHLKKIGAI; encoded by the coding sequence ATGATCAAAAAATCACCGCCCCCAGCTAAATTCGATCTTATTGTTTGCGGAGCGGGCCATGCAGGCTGCGAAGCCGCCATGGCTGCTGCAAACCTTGGCCTCAAGACCCTGCTTTTGACCATCAATGTGGATCGCATCGGGCATTTGTCCTGCAACCCTGCCATCGGCGGGCTTGCTAAAGGGCACATGGTCAAAGAGATTGATGCGCTGGGCGGCTACATGGGTATGTGGTCCGATAAGGCCGGAATCCAGTTCCGCATCCTGAATACGCGCAAAGGTCCGGCAGTACGTGCCAGCCGCGCCCAGATGGACCGCAATGAATATATGCGTGTCGTCCAGAAAGATATTTTTGCGCAGGACAATCTCTGGGTCCGGCAGGCTATGGCTGAATCCCTGATCATTGAAGACGGCAAGGCTGCCGGGGTTGTGACGCAGATCGGTGAAAAATTTCATTCCCGTTCAGTGATGCTGACCACCGGGACTTTTTTACAGGGACTGATGCACATCGGGCTGGAAAATTTCAGCGGAGGACGCATGGGCGACCCTGCATCCGTGGGCATGTCCAAAAGCCTTGAAGAAGCCGGACTGACCCTCGGCAGGCTCAAAACCGGAACAACTCCCCGCCTCCTTAAAGACTCCATTGACTACGATAAACTGGAAGAACAGCACGGAGATAATCCACCGCAACCGTTCAGTTTTCGGACCAAGGAAATCAGCCTGCCGCAGGTTTCCTGTCACATAACATACACCAACGAAAAGGCGCACGAGGCCATACGCAGCGGCTTCGAACGTTCGCCCATGTTCACCGGAGTTATCAAGGGAACCGGAGCACGCTACTGTCCTTCCATTGAAGATAAAGTTGCGAGATTCCCGGAAAAAGACCGCCACCAGATTTTTCTTGAGCCGGAAGGTTACGAAAGTCCTGAAGTATACCCCAGCGGTATCCCCACCAGCCTTCCGCTGGATGTGCAGAAACGCATGATCCATTCCATCGTAGGTCTGGAACAAGCCCAGATCGTCCGTCCGGGTTACGCCATTGAGTATGATTTCGTTCCGCCCACCCAGCTCTTGCCGACCCTTGAAACCAAGGTACTCCCCGGCCTCTATCTGGCCGGGCAGATCAACGGTACTTCCGGTTACGAAGAAGCTGCGGCACAGGGCCTTTGGGCCGCCTGCAACGCTTTCTGTAAACTGACCGGGCGCGACCCGTTCCTGCTTTCCCGCGATCAGGCTTACATTGCCGTGCTGGTAGACGACCTTGTCACCAAAGGGACTCAGGAGCCGTACCGCATGTTCACTTCCCGTGCAGAATACAGACTGCTGCTACGCGAAGGCAATGCCGATCTACGCCTTACCGAAATAGGCCGCGAACTGGGATTGGTTAAAGACGAACACTGGGCACTTTATTCTGCCAAAAAGAAAGGGCTTGATGAAGTAGTGGAACTGATGAACTCCACCCGCATAAAACCGGACCAACCCACCCGCGAGATCATTAACGAGATCGGCGGCACTGTTCCAAATAAATCAGTCACCCTTTCAGCTGTGCTGCGCCAGCCCGAACTTTCCATCGAAGACATGAAACATTTCAGACCTGAAATTGAAAGCTATGCTGACGATATTCTCACTGAAGCGGAAACCCAAATCAAATACGAAGGGTACCTCGTCCGCCAGCAGGAACTGGTAGATAAATTCCGCAAAATGGAATCTGTCAGCCTGCCGGAAGAAATCAACTACTCTGAAGTTTCAGGGCTGACCCGTGAAGCAGTTGAAAAGCTCACGGAAGTCCGTCCCCTGACACTTGGACAGGCCAGCAGAATTTCCGGAATTACTCCGGCTGCGGTCTCTTCAATTGAGATTCATCTGAAAAAAATCGGTGCCATTTAA
- a CDS encoding amidohydrolase family protein codes for MQPNKCDLIIKGSYILTQNEERELIKDGAIAVSGKIISAVGKLSDIEQNWIADKTVDCGKSVLMPGLINSHTHVPMTLMRGVADDLPLLEWLHNYMFPIESGLTKDLVELGARLGCAEMVASGTTAIFDGYMYEDVVGKAVDETGMKAVLGEGFFKFPSPFFKTAQDAWDTIEALHDQFAEHERIKTSVTPHAVFTTDPDQLAESMELAERLDLLWQIHAAESVPETKLTLETFGKRPIEILKDYGLLRERTRLHHCVDVTDEEIGWIKGSGTMIAHNPQSNLKLGSGICPLTKFIAAGVNAGLGTDGAASNNNLDMFDEMRTAAMLQKGFLRDPEAMPAQTVLDMATLCGADFLGFKDTGAIKSGMKADIVAINMDKMHLKPVYNPLSHVIYSAGGQDVCLTVCDGEVLYRDGEFFSVDVEIISREAEKAVEWALKRLESR; via the coding sequence ATGCAGCCGAATAAATGCGATCTAATCATCAAAGGCTCTTACATTCTTACCCAGAATGAGGAGCGTGAGTTAATTAAAGACGGTGCTATTGCTGTCAGCGGGAAAATTATTTCTGCTGTTGGCAAGCTGTCTGATATTGAACAAAACTGGATTGCTGATAAAACCGTGGATTGCGGTAAATCAGTCCTTATGCCCGGATTGATTAACTCACACACTCACGTGCCTATGACGCTTATGCGCGGGGTAGCAGACGATCTGCCCCTGCTGGAATGGCTGCATAATTATATGTTTCCCATTGAATCAGGTCTGACCAAGGATTTGGTTGAATTGGGAGCGCGACTGGGTTGTGCTGAGATGGTTGCCAGCGGAACAACTGCAATATTTGACGGTTACATGTATGAAGATGTGGTCGGCAAGGCAGTTGATGAGACTGGTATGAAGGCTGTTCTGGGGGAAGGATTTTTTAAATTTCCTTCACCGTTTTTCAAAACTGCGCAGGATGCATGGGATACAATTGAAGCGTTGCATGACCAATTTGCAGAACATGAGCGGATCAAAACTTCGGTTACACCTCATGCGGTTTTTACAACCGACCCGGATCAGTTAGCCGAAAGCATGGAACTTGCCGAGCGGCTGGATCTTCTCTGGCAGATTCATGCGGCGGAATCCGTACCTGAAACAAAGCTCACTCTGGAAACTTTCGGAAAACGGCCCATTGAGATTCTTAAAGATTATGGATTACTGCGCGAACGCACCCGTCTGCATCACTGTGTGGATGTAACTGACGAGGAGATAGGATGGATAAAGGGCTCCGGGACTATGATCGCCCATAATCCGCAATCCAACCTGAAACTGGGCTCGGGCATCTGTCCGCTGACTAAATTCATCGCTGCCGGGGTCAATGCAGGCTTAGGTACTGATGGAGCAGCCAGCAACAACAATCTTGATATGTTTGATGAGATGCGCACCGCAGCCATGCTCCAAAAGGGATTCCTGCGAGATCCGGAAGCAATGCCCGCACAAACAGTTCTCGATATGGCGACCCTGTGCGGAGCTGATTTTCTGGGATTTAAGGACACCGGAGCAATTAAATCGGGCATGAAAGCGGACATCGTCGCTATAAATATGGACAAGATGCACCTTAAACCTGTATACAACCCCCTCTCGCACGTAATTTACTCCGCCGGAGGACAGGATGTCTGCCTGACGGTATGCGATGGAGAGGTCCTTTACCGTGACGGAGAATTTTTCAGCGTTGATGTTGAAATTATTTCCCGTGAAGCGGAAAAGGCCGTAGAATGGGCCTTAAAGCGGCTTGAAAGCCGCTGA